In Pseudomonas flavescens, the sequence GCTCCTCCAGGCTGGTGTAGGGTTCGGGCAGCAGCGACGCGATATACAACCACTCACCGGGCGCCAGCTGGATCTGCGTGACCAGCACCGGTGGATTGACCGGTTCCAGGGTCAGGGCGTAATGCGCCCAGGAGCGCGGCAACTCGTCGAGCTTCAGGCCACCGTTGAAGATCCGCAAGTCATCCGGGCTGACGAAGGTCACGGAAATGTCCGCGCTGTTGCCCAGCGACTCTCGCAGCACCTCGCTCACGGCCTGGATCACCGCCTGCTTGCGCGGCGTGACCGGCAGCAGATGCATCGACAGGGGTCGATCGTTGAGGCTGACGACGAAACGCGTGCCGCCCATGCTGCGCAACTGGTCGAGCACCATCGGCCGGTAGGCGACCGGCAGCGAGCGGAAGTAACGCACGCTGGCCGACATCGAATGGGCCAGACTGCGTGCCGTGGTGACCAGCCCTTCGAGCTGCGTGGCGCGCAACTGCGACAGCCAGATGGCGCTGGACAATGCCTGGGCGACCAGCACCGAGAGCAGGGTCAGCAACAGCATTCGCCCCAGCAGCGATCGCGGAATCGGCAACAGCCGACGCCAGTCAACGCGCATGGCCGGCCTGGGCGGTAACGGCGGCGGCCAACTGGTAACCGCTACCGCGCACGGTACGGATCAGGCGCGGCGGTTTGTCGGTGTCACGCAGGCGCTGGCGCAGGCGGCTCACGGCCATGTCGACGATGCGCTCCAGCGGCATCATCTCGCGACCGCGGGTGGCGTTGCCGATGGTGTCACGGTCGAGGATCTGCTGCGGGTGATCGAGAAACAGCTTGAGCAGTGCGAAGTCGGCGCCGGACAGCAGCACCTCCTCGCCATCGAGGTGGAACAGCCGATGGCTGACCATGTCCAGGCGCCATTCATCGAAGGCCAGCACGTCAGCGCCACGCTCCTGAGAAAAGTGCACGCGGCGCAGCAACGCCTTGATACGCGCCAGCAGTTCACGGGGGCTGAAGGGTTTGCCGAGGTAATCGTCGGCGCCCAGCTCGAGACCGATCACCCGGTCGGTCTCGTCGGAACTGGCCGTCAGCATGATGATCGGCACCTGGGCGAAACGCTGATGACCGCGTGTCCAGCGGCACAGACTGAAGCCGTCTTCGTCGGGCAGCATGACGTCGAGAATCACCAGATCCGCGCCGCCTTCGCACAGCGCCTGGCGAAAGCTGGCGCCATCCGCCACGGCGTTCACCTGCAGGCCGGCACGCCCCAGGTAGGTTTGCAGCAGTTCACGAATATCCTGGTCGTCGTCGACCAGCAGGATGGATTTTCCAGTTGGGCTCACATCGATAATCCTTATTGTTGTTATCGGCGACGCTTGGACACGCTATTTGTCCGCTAACTCCGTAGAAGGTGTTGTTGTGCAGCCACCCCTGCACCTACCAGGCCGGGGTATTCGGCAGTCACCAGCCAGACGGGCAGGGCATCGAAATAATCGCTCATGCAGCCTTTGTCTCGAAAGCTGCGGGAGAAACCGCTGGCCATGAAGAAGTCGGCGAAACGCGGCACCATGCCGCCAGCGATGAATACACCGCCACGGGCGCCCAGCGTCAGCACGTTGTTGCCGGCGACGCGACCGAGCAGGCAGCAGAACAGCTCCAGCACATTGACCGCCAGCGGCTCCCCCTCCAGCGCGGCGCGAGTCACCTGGGCCGCACTCAGCAGCGCTGCGGGCTGACCGTCTACCGCGCATGCCGCACGGTACAGCGCCAGCAGGCCATTGCCGCTGAGCGCACCGGCCTCCGCGCTGACGTGCCCGAGCTGACGATGCAGCGCTTGCCAGATCAGCGCCTCGCGGGCACTGCCCACCGGCAGATCGACATGCCCGCCCTCGCCCGGTAGCGCGTGCCAGCTGCCATCCGGCAGCGCCAGCAACGTGCCTACGCCAAGGCCGGTTCCGGCGCCGATCACCACGGCCGGACGCTGCGGCTGCGCCACGCCTGGGCAGACGGTGATGTATTCATCGGCCTGCAGGCGAGTCATGCCCAGCGCCATGGCGGAGAAATCGTTGATCAGCAGCAGCTCGCGCACCTGCAGTTCGGCACGAAACGTCGCGCGGTCGATGCGCCACGGGTTGTTGGTGAAGCGAAAGGGGTCGACCTCGACGGGGCCGGCACACGCCAGGCAGATGGTCTCCACCTCACCGAGCGCCAGGCCCTCGGCCGCCATGTAGGCCTGGATAGCCTGCTCGACGGTAGCGTGATCGGCAGTCGCCGATACACGCACCGACTCCAGGCGTTCGTCACGCCACAGGGCGAAGCGCGCGTTGGTGCCGCCAATGTCGCCCACCAGCGCCAGACTCATCGCAGCGAGTCCAGTTCTGCGGTGAAGGCACTGGCGCCCTCTTCCGCCGGGCTGAACGCGGCGCGCATGAAAGCGAACAGCTCGCGGCCGCAACCGATGCCCGTGCCCTGCGGGCGTGGCGCAGAATCGCGGGCCGCCCATTCGATCTCGTCGACCAGAATCTGCAGGCGGCCCTCCACGCCATCGACGCGAATCACGTCACCGTCGCGCACCCGGGCCAAGGGCCCGCCATCCCAGGCTTCCGGGCTGACATGAATGGCCGCCGGCACCTTGCCGGACGCACCGGACATGCGCCCGTCGGTAACCAGCGCCACCTTGAAGCCACGATCCTGAAGGATGCCCAGATAAGGGGTGAGCTTGTGCAACTCGGGCATGCCGTTGGCCTTGGGGCCCTGGAAGCGCACCACCGCGACGAAATCGCGCTCCAGCTCGCCCGCCTTGAAGGCTTCGGCGAGGTCCACCTGGGTCTCGAATACCCGCGCCGGGGCTTCGACCACCTGATGTTCCGGTGCCACTGCCGAGACCTTGGCCACACCATTGCCAAGGTTACCCTTGAGCACGCGCAGCCCGCCTTCCGGCGAGAACGCTTCCGGCACGCCACGCAGAATATTGCGATCCAGACTCTGCTCCGGGCCCTGCCGCCAGACCAGGCCGTTGTCACCGAGGAACGGCTCCTGGGTGTAACGCGACAGGCCATGGCCGGCGACGGTGTAGACATCTTCGTGCAGCAGCCCGGCATCGAGCAGCGTGCGCACCATGAAGGGCACACCGCCGCAGGCGTGGAAGTGATTCACGTCGGCTTGGCCGTTGGGGTAGACCTTGGCCAGTGTCGGGGTGATCGCGGACAGGTCGGCCATGTCCTGCCAGGTCAACTGAATGCCGGCGGCACGGGCGAAGGCTGGAATGTGCAGGGTGTGATTGGTCGAGCCACCGGTGGCGTTGAGCGCCACCACCGAGTTGACGATGGCCTTCTCGTCGATGATCCGGCACAGCGGTGTGTACTCGCCGCCCTGCCGGGTCAGGCGCACCACCTGATGCGCGGCCTCGGCGGTCAGCGCGTCACGCAGCGGCGTGTACGGGTTGACGAAGGACGAGCCTGGCAGGTGCAGGCCCATGATTTCCATCACCACCTGATTGGTGTTGGCGGTGCCATAAAAGGTGCAGGTGCCGGGGCTGTGATAGGACTTCATCTCCGATTCCAGCAGCTCTTCGCGGGTTGCCTTGCCTTCGGCGTAGAGCTGGCGGACTTCGGCCTTTTCCTTGTTGGGGATGCCCGAGGGCATCGGCCCGCCCGGCACGAAGATCATCGGCAGGTGGCCGAAACGCAGGGCGCCGATCATCAGCCCCGGGACGATCTTGTCGCAGATGCCCAGCAGCATCGCCGCATCGAACATGTTGTGCGACAGCGCCACGGCGGTGGACATGGCGATCACCTCGCGGCTTGCCAGGCTCAGTTCCATGCCCGGTTCGCCCTGGGTGACCCCGTCGCACATGGCCGGCACACCGCCCGCCACCTGGCCGACCGAGCCCACCGCGCGCAGCGCCTGCTTGATCAGTTCGGGATAGTGTTCGTAGGGCTGATGGGCGGAAAGCATGTCGTTGTAGGCGGTGACGATGCCGACGTTGGCCTCGTTCATCAGCCGCAACCGCTGCTTGTCTTCAGTGGAACCACAGCCGGCAACGCCGTGGGCGAAGTTGGCGCATTGCAATGCGCCGCGGTGCGGACCGTCACTGTCGGCGGCGGCCATCTGCGCCAGGTAGCGCTCGCGGGTTGCGCGGCTGCGGGCGATCAGGCGGTCGGTTACCTCGAGGATGCGGGGATGCATGGTGTACTCCAGGCTAACAGGTAGCAATTCGAATTGTATTTTTATCAAAATACTGACAGCTAAAACGCTTGATTTCTACTTTCATGAGAATAATCTTGTTTTTAAAACAACATATAAGGATCAGCGCTCATGACACTGCGAATTGCCATCAATGGTTTCGGCCGCATCGGCCGTAACGTTCTGCGTGCACTCTATACCCAGAGCTACCGCGAAAACCTGCAAGTCGTCGCGATCAACGATCTGGGTGACAGTGCAATCAATGCGCACCTTCTCAAATACGACAGCGTACACGGCATTTTCGATGCGTCCGTCGAGGTCGACGGCCAGAACCTGATCATCAATGGCGATCGCATTGCCGTCAGCGCCATCCGCAACCCGGCGGATCTGCCCTGGAAAGACCTTGCCGTCGACGTGGTCTTCGAGTGTACCGGTCTGTTCACCGACCGCGACAAGGCTGCTGCACACCTGACTGCAGGCGCCCGCAAGGTGATCATCTCCGCCCCCGCCAAGGGCGCTGACGCCACGGTAGTCTACGGCGTCAACCACGACAGCCTGCGCGCCAGTCATCAGATCATCTCCAATGCCTCCTGCACCACCAACTGCCTGGCGCCGGTCGCCCAGGTGCTGCAGCGCGAACTGGGTATCGAGAGCGGGCTGATGACCACCATTCATGCCTACACCAACGACCAGAACCTCTCCGACGTCTACCACAGCGACCCATTCCGCGCGCGCTCGGCCACCCAGTCGATGATTCCCACCAAGACCGGTGCGGCCGAAGCCGTCGGCCTGGTGCTGCCGGAGCTGGCGGGCCGCCTGACCGGCATGGCGGTGCGGGTACCGGTGATCAACGTGTCGCTGGTCGACCTCACCGTGCAGGTGCAGCGCGACACCAGCGCCGAGGAGATCAATGCTCTGTTGCGCGCCGCCAGCCAGCAATCGAGTGTGCTGGGTTACAACGAACTGCCGCTGGTGTCCTGCGACTTCAACCACAATCCACTGTCGTCGATCTTCGACGCCAACCACACAAAGGTGAACGGCCGGCTGGTCAAGGTACTGGCCTGGTACGACAACGAGTGGGGCTTCTCCAACCGCATGCTCGACACCTGCCTGGCGGCTCACGCAGCCAAATGAGTCACCGCCCACCAGTGCGGCGAGGCATCGAAGCCGATTACGCTCGGTAAATCGCCGTGAGCGGATTACAATTGCCGCCCGCTTGAACCTCAATGCCGGCCATTGACGCCAGACCGCTCTGGTCGGCGTCGCCAGCCGGGCCGGCAGGCAGCAGGTACATTGTCATCCGAACATCACTGGAAGCCGCATGGACTCTAGCCGTAACACTCTCGAACAGCATTACACCGCGATCCTCGGCGAACTGGGTGAAGACGTCTCCCGCGAAGGCCTGCTCGACACGCCCAAGCGCGCCGCCAAGGCCATGCAGTACCTCTGCAACGGCTATGAGAAAACCCTGGAAGAAGTCACCAACGGTGCGCTGTTCAGCTCCGACGCCAGCGAGATGGTGGTGGTGAAGAACATCGAGCTGTATTCGCTGTGCGAGCATCACCTGCTGCCCTTCATCGGCAAGGCCCACGTCGCCTATATCCCCAATGGCAAGGTGCTGGGCCTCTCCAAGGTGGCGCGCATCGTCGACATGTATGCCCGTCGCCTGCAGATCCAGGAAAGCCTGAGCCGGCAGATCGCCGAGGCGATCCAGCAGGTCACCGGTGCCCTTGGCGTGGCTGTGGTCATCGAAGCGAAGCACATGTGCATGATGATGCGCGGCGTGGAGAAGCAGAACTCCTCCATGGTCACCTCGGTGATGCTCGGCGAGTTCCGCGAAAACGCCGCGACCCGCAGCGAGTTCCTCAGCCTGGTCAATAGCTGAAACCGAGCACTCAGCGCTTACTGTAGAAACGTCGCCCCGGTGCGAAACGATGCTGGCGTCACCGCGATATCGGTGCCGCCTGTACCATTCGCCGCGGGGGCGCGGATCCTACGCGTCGGATGAACACACCACTTCCGTAGGAGCGTCGCCCCCGGCGCGAAACGGTGGTGGTCATTGCGCACTGTTACGGTATGACCACCAATCGCCGGTAAACCGACTCGCGCCGCTCCTGATACCCGCCTCAGGTTTTCTCCACGAACTGCAACTCGGCCAGCCGCGCGTAAAGCGGGTTGCCGGCGACCAATTCGGTGTGCTTGCCCAAGGCAACCAATTGTCCCTGATCGAACACGGCGATGCGGTCCGCGCTCTTCACCGTCGCCAGGCGGTGGGCGATCACCAGGGTGGTGCGGCCACGCATCAGTTCGGGCAGCGCCTGCTGGATCAGGTGTTCGCTCTCGGCATCGAGGGCACTGGTGGCTTCGTCCAGCAGCAGGATCGGCGCATCAACGAGCAACGCACGGGCAATGGCCAGGCGCTGACGCTGGCCACCTGAAAGGCCCAGCCCGGCATCGCCCAGATGGGTCTGATAACCCCGCGGCAATCGCTCGATGAACTCATGGGCATGGGCCGCACGGGCAGCGGCTTCCACTTCGGCGCTGCTGGCATCCAGGCGCCCGTAGCGGATGTTGTCCTCCACGCTGCCGAAGAACAGCGCCGGGTGCTGGGAGACCAGCGCGAAGTTCTCGCGAAGGGCGTGCGGGTCGAGCCGATCGATCGGCAGGCCATCGATGAGGATTCGCCCCTGCTGCGGGTCGTAGAAGCGCAGCAGCAGATCGAACAGCGTCGACTTGCCCGCCCCGGACGGCCCGACGATGGCCAGGGTCTCACCGGGCACCACCGTCAGATCGATGCCCTGCAGGGCGAGGCTTTCCGGGCGGGTCGGATAGGCGAACGACAACCCCTGAACCTCGATGCGCCCCTGCACGGGCGGGGTCGGCAGCAGAGCACCCTCGAGCGGCGCATGGATCTCGTTGCGCGCGCGCAGCAATTCGCTGATGCGCTCGGCGGCGCCGGCCGCGCGCTGCAACTCGCCGATCACTTCGCTAAGGGTGCCGAACGAGGAGCCGACGATCAGGCTGTAGAACACGAACGCAGCCAGCTCACCGCCGCTGATGCGCCCGGCGATCACGTCCATGCCGCCGACCCAGAGCATCACGCCAACGGCGCCAAGCACCAGCACGATCACCACGGTAATCAGCCAGGCACGCTGGGCGACGCGCTTGCGCGCCGTATCGAACGCAGCCTCGGCGGACAGGCCGAAGCGGCGACGGTCCTCGGCCTGGTGGTTGTAAGCCTGTACCGTCTTGATCTGCCCGAGCACTTCGCTGACGTAACTGCCGACATCGGCGATGCGGTCCTGACTGAGCCGCGACAGCTCCCGTACGCGGCGGCCGAACAGCAGGATCGGTGCCACCACCAGCGGCAAGGCAGCCAGCACGATGGCGCTCAACTTGGGGTTGGTGACCACCAGCAGGATCATGCCGCCAACCAGCATGATCAGGTTGCGCAAAGCCATCGACAGGGAAGAACCGATCACCGATTGCAGCAGCGTGGTATCGGCGGTCAGTCGCGACTGGATCTCCGAGCTGCGATTGTGCGCGTAGAAGCCCGGGTGCAGCCCGACCAGATGGTCGAATACCCGCTTGCGAATGTCCGCCACCACCCGCTCACCAAGCCAGGACACCAGATAGAACCGGGTGTAGGTACCGACCGCCAGGGCCAGCACCAGCACGAAGAACAGCAGAATCGAATGGCGCAGCGCTTGCGGCGATTGCGTGGCCAGGCCCTGATCCACCAGCAGTTTGATGCCCTGCCCCATGGACAGGGTAATCGCTGCGGTAAACAGCAGCGCCAGCAGCGCACCGGCCACGCGCCCACGATAGGGGGCGATAAACGCCCACGACATGCGCAGGGCCTCGCGCTGGCGGGAAGACAAAAACAGGTTCATGGCAGGCTCGAAGGCTGATGGCAGAAGGGCTCTAGCCCATCAGATGGGGCCGTGCGGGGTAAACATCAAGCGCGGGGAGCGTTCTTGGCGACAGCGCCCGGTTGAAATTAATATATGGAACTCGATTCCAAAAATAATCATAAGCCGTCAGGAGCCCTTCATGCCCGCCGTTCCTCCCACCCCGCTCCCCCAACAATGCGACCTGCTGGTGGTCGGCTCCGGCGCCGCCGGGCTAGCTGCCGCAGTGACCGCCGCCTGGCACGGCCAGAAGGTGGTGCTGGTGGAGAAGGACGCTGTTCTCGGCGGCGCCACCGCCTGGTCCGGTGGCTGGGCCTGGCTACCGCGCAACCCGCTGGCACGCCGGGCGGGCATTGAGGAAGACATTGAGCAGCCGCTCACTTACCTGCGCCACGAACTTGGCGAGCACTTCGATGGCCAGCGCGTCGCGGCCTTTCTCGAAGCCTGCCCGCATATGGTGGCGTTCTTCGAACGACACACGGCCTTGCAGTTCGCCGACGGCAACGCCATCCCGGATATGCATGGTGATACGCCGGGGGCCGCCACGGGTGGCCATCAGGTGATCGCCGCCCCCTATGATGCCCACGAAGTGCTCGACCTGCTGCCGCGCCTGCGCAAGACCATGGCGGAAACCTCGTTCATGGGCATGCCGATCATGGCCGGAGCTGATCTGGGGGCTTTCCTCAGCATGACCCGCTCACCGAAGTCCCTGTGGCACGTGGTTCGTCGCTTCAGCACTCACCTCTACCACCTGGCCCGCTACGGCCGCGCCATGCATCTGGTCAACGGTGTGGCGCTGGTCGCACGGCTGGTACGCTCTGCCACTGATCTGGGCGTGACGATGATCGAATCGGCGCCCGTGGTTCGCCTGCATCGGCAGGACGGTCACGTCAACGGCGTGACGATCCGGCACAAGGATGGCGAGCATTTCATCAGCGCCCGCGCAGTGATTCTCGCCGCTGGCGGCTTCCCCAACGATCCACTGCGTCGCCGGCAACTGTTTCCCCGCGATGCCAGCGGCCGGGACAACCTGGCGCTGCCACCCACCTCCTGCTCGGGCGACGGGCTGCGCCTCGGTGAGGCGCTAGGCGCTCAGGTCGACACCCGGCTGAAGTCGCCCGTCGCCTGGGCGCCGGTTTCCAGAGTGCCGCGCCGCGACGGCAGCAGCGGCCACTTCCCGCATATCATCGAGCGTGGCAAGCCGGGCATCATCGGCGTACTGGCCAACGGCAAGCGTTTCGTCAACGAGGCCCACGGTTACTACGACTACGTTTCGGCCATGGTCGAGCAGGTGCCGGATGGACAGGAAGTCTGTTCCTGGCTGATCTGCGACCATCGCTTCCAGCGTCGCTATGGCCTGGGCTTCGCCCGCCCGGCTCCCGTGCCGCTGTGGTCGGCACTGCGCAGTGGCTACCTGCAGCGCGCTGCCAGCGTAGAACGACTGGCACTGCAATGCGGTATCGATCCGGTTGCCCTGGCGACCACGGTGGCGACCTTCAATCAGTACGCGCGGGCGGGCGACGATCCCGAGTTCGGCCGCGGCAGCACCGCGTTCAACCGGAAACAGGGCGATCCGTTGCATCCGGGGCCCAACCCCTGCGTCGCGCCGATCGAACAGGGCCCCTTCTATGCAGTCAAAGTAGAGCCTGGCTGCTTCGGCACGTTCGCCGGCCTGAAGACCGACGCATCGGCCCGCGTACTTGATGTCGAAGGCCTGCCAATCAGCGGCCTGTACGCCGCTGGCGCGGACATGGCCAGCGTGTTCGGCGGCCACTACCCCTCCGGCGGTATCAACCTGGGGCCCGCCCTCACCTTTGGCTACCTCGCCGCGCGCCACGCGGCGGGCATCGACGCCTACGAATAGTCACCCGTTGTCATCAGGAGTACTCACATGCAGGCCATCCGCAATCGTTACCAACTGAACATGCCGAAACTGGGGCTGGGCACCTGGCCCATGCGCGACGACGAATGCACCCGCGCGGTGCATCAAGCCCTGGAGATCGGCTACCGACATATCGATACCGCCACGGCCTACGAGAACGAAGCGGCAGTCGGCAAGGCGCTGGCGGCCACCGAGGTGGCGCGCGAGAAGATCCACCTGACCACCAAGGTCTGGTGGGACAAGCTGCAGCCCGATGCCATCCGCGCCTCGCTCACCGAAAGCCTGCAGGCGCTGCGCACCGAGTATGTCGACCTGTTCCTGATCCACTGGCCAGGCAACGCCGGCAGCCTGAAAGGTGATGGCCTGCACCGCGCCCTGGAGACACTGGCGGCACTGCGTGACGAGGGCACGACGCTGAACATCGGCGTCGCCAATTTTCCGCTGCCGCTGTTGCGTCAGAGCATCGAGGAGTTCAAAGCCCCGATCGCCGCGATTCAGGTGGAATATCACGTGCTGCTCGATCAGCAACCGATGCTCGACTACGCCCGCGAACACAACCTGGCGTTCACCGCTTACTGCCCATTGGCCCGTGGTGAAGCCGCGCAACTGCCAGAAATCCGCCAGATTGCCGCCAAGCACGGCGTATTCCCCAGTCAGGTGGTGCTGCAGTGGCTGCTTGCTCAGGACCACGTGGCAGCGATCCCCAAGGCCAGCGGCGTGGAAAACCAGCGGGCCAACCTGGCCGCTCTGGACATCCGCCTCGACGATGAAGACCGCGCGCTGATCGCCAGCCTGCCCAAGGATCGCCGCCTGGTGAGCCCGGACTTCGCACCGCAGTGGTAAGCCGATAAGCGAAAGCCCCGCGTCTGCGGGGCTTTCGCGTAGCCTGGGTCGAGCGGAGCGATACTCGAATCGCCTGGTGGAAGAAAACAGCGTCTTCCACCCTACGAAACTTGCCTACGCCTTGTTCAGCGACTCCACGCCGACTTCGTCCCACAGCTCTTCCGCGAGGTGGAAGGTCGCATTGGCAGCGGGAATGCCGCAATAGATCGCGCTCTGCATGATCAATTCCTTGAGTTCCTCACGGGTGACGCCATTGTTCTTGGCAGCCTTGAGGTGCAGCTTCAATTCACCCTCGCGGTTCATGCCGATCAGCATGGCGATGGTGATCAGGCTGCGGGTATGGCGCGGCAATCCCGGACGCGTCCAGATATCACCCCAGGCATGACGGGTGATCATTTCCTGAAATTCTTCGTTGAACGGCGTCAGCTTTTCCAGGCTGCGGTCGACGTGGGTATCGCCCAGCACCGCGCGGCGCACCTGCATGCCGGCTTCGTAGCGTTGTTTCTCGTCCATCGGTAACTCCGGTTTCATGGGGTAGAGCGCTCAGTCATTTGGCGCGCAGAAAATCCAGCACACGCCGGGTGAACAACTCGCCTGCCTGCACGTTGGACAGGTGCGCGGCGTCGAACTCGACCAGCTCGGCACCGGCGATGCGTTCCTGCATGAAGCGGCCATGCTCCGGCGTGGTCACCGCATCGCCGGTACCGCAGACGATCAGGGTCGGCGCCTCGATCGCAGCGATCTGCTCACGGTAATCGGCATCGCGTACCGCCGCGCAGTTGGCCGCGTAGCCCTGGGGCGAGGTCTGCGCCAGCATGGTAACGATGGGGTCGACCTTTTCCGGGTGCTTGGCAGCGAATGGCGGGGTGAACCAACGCTCGATGGAGGCATCGCGCAAATCGCGCATGGCCTTCTCGCCCCCCTTGAGCACGGTGTCGATGCGGGTGCTCCAGATCTCATCGGTGCCAATCTTGGCGGCGGTGTTGCACAGCACCAGGCGCTGCAGACGCTCGCAGGCGTTGAGGCCGAACCACTGACCGATCAAACCGCCCATGGACAGGCCACAGAAATGCACCGTGTCGATGTTCAGCGCGTCGAGCAGCGCGAGGACGTCGCGGCCGTTCTGTTCGATGCTGTAGAAGCCGGAGCTGACCAGCGATTGGCCATGGCCACGGGTGTCGTAGCGCAGCACACGAAAATGCTCGCTGAACGCCGGCATCTGCGCGTCCCACATGTGCAGGTTGGTGCCCAGGGAATTGGACAGCACCAGCACCGGCGCATCCGCCGGGCCTTCGAGTTTGTAGTTCAGGTCGCCATCGGCGAGGGATACCACGGGCATGACAATCTCCTAGATGATCTACGAATTCAGTTCGCGGCTCTGCGCCACGGCACGCTCGACCCAGCGGCGCGCCTGGCCCAGGTAATGGGCAGGATCGAGCAGGTGATCCAGTTCTTCCGCGGACAGCTGGGCAGTGACCTCGGAATTGGCGCCCAGCACTTCACGCAGATGAGCGCCCTCCTTCACCGCCTGTTTGCAGCACTGCTCGACCAGGCGGTGAGCCGCGTCACGACCGATGCGTTGCGCCAGGGCGATGCTCACCGCCTCGGCCAGCACCAGGCCACGGGTCAGGTCGAGGTTGCGGGCCATGCGCCCGGCATCCACCTCGAGCCCTGGCACCACCAGCAGCGCTTGCTGCAAGGCACCGGACACCAGGCAGCAGAGCTCCGGCAGGGTCTCCCATTCGGCATGCCACAGGCCGAGGCTGCGCTCGTGCTCCTGAGGCATGGCCGCGAACATGGTGGCAACCAGGCCGGGCGCGCGGGTCGCGGCGCCGATCAGCACCGCAGCGCTGACCGGGTTACGCTTGTGCGGCATGGTCGAGGAACCGCCCTTGCCTGGCGCAGAGGGCTCGAACAACTCGCCGGCCTCGGTCTGCATCAGCAGGCTGAGGT encodes:
- a CDS encoding aldo/keto reductase, which translates into the protein MQAIRNRYQLNMPKLGLGTWPMRDDECTRAVHQALEIGYRHIDTATAYENEAAVGKALAATEVAREKIHLTTKVWWDKLQPDAIRASLTESLQALRTEYVDLFLIHWPGNAGSLKGDGLHRALETLAALRDEGTTLNIGVANFPLPLLRQSIEEFKAPIAAIQVEYHVLLDQQPMLDYAREHNLAFTAYCPLARGEAAQLPEIRQIAAKHGVFPSQVVLQWLLAQDHVAAIPKASGVENQRANLAALDIRLDDEDRALIASLPKDRRLVSPDFAPQW
- the pcaC gene encoding 4-carboxymuconolactone decarboxylase, which encodes MDEKQRYEAGMQVRRAVLGDTHVDRSLEKLTPFNEEFQEMITRHAWGDIWTRPGLPRHTRSLITIAMLIGMNREGELKLHLKAAKNNGVTREELKELIMQSAIYCGIPAANATFHLAEELWDEVGVESLNKA
- the pcaD gene encoding 3-oxoadipate enol-lactonase — its product is MPVVSLADGDLNYKLEGPADAPVLVLSNSLGTNLHMWDAQMPAFSEHFRVLRYDTRGHGQSLVSSGFYSIEQNGRDVLALLDALNIDTVHFCGLSMGGLIGQWFGLNACERLQRLVLCNTAAKIGTDEIWSTRIDTVLKGGEKAMRDLRDASIERWFTPPFAAKHPEKVDPIVTMLAQTSPQGYAANCAAVRDADYREQIAAIEAPTLIVCGTGDAVTTPEHGRFMQERIAGAELVEFDAAHLSNVQAGELFTRRVLDFLRAK